The genomic interval CTTGAGTACCGGGATTTTGGTGTACATTCGTGTAAATTTAATAACGGTATCTTCAGAGCGGGAAATCAAATATTTTATGTAATCAATGCAATATTGCGGTAAATCTCTTTCGAGTTCCAGGGAGGCGTCCCTTGGTGTGCCATAATTTAACAAATCGATGTCTTTTAATAAGGGGTATGTTTTTTGAAAATCTTCCCTGCATTTTCTGATCTTTTCAAAAAGATCAACATTTTGTATGCCGCTACCCCCTCCGTGTTTTGGAATTCTACCTGCGGCAAAAGGTTCATAATATAAATCAAGATTCTTGTCCTGACACAATATATCATAAACAATTGTTGTTCCTGACCGGCGCATTCCCTGTATAAAAACATTCATTTACGATCCCCCCCCATGAGTGGAAAAGAATGAGAGACAAAACAGCAGCCGCCTGCGTGTATTACTTTTATTTTAGTGTATGTAAAATCAAGGCGGCAGTATATCAAAATACGGAAGAGAAGGAAACGGAAAATAGAGAGATAGTTGAAGGGGAAGCAGTGGGGGGAGACAGTCGGCTGTTGGCAATCTACAGCCTGCAATTTGCCGGTTGCCGATTGTATTTATTTTGTTTTCACATTTACATAATTACCAGTTCCGCATGCAATGCGCCGGCTTTTTTAATGGCCTGGAATATCGAGATGAGGTCCCTTGGGGTTACGCCCAATACATTAAGTGCACGCGCAACGTCGGAAATAGAGACGCCTTCCTGCAGTACGGTCAATCTGCTTTTTTCTTCGCTTACCTGTATATCCGTGCGTGCCATATCCCTTGTTTCACCTGCACCCAGCATATTTGGCTGTGAAACCTCCTTTTCTTCCTTGATCGTTATACTGAGGTTTCCATGGGCAACTGCAACCGTGGATATTCTTACATGCTGGTCTGCAACAATGGTGCCGGTGCGTTCATTAATAATTATCTTAGCGACGCTGTCGGTTTTAATGTAAAGTTCTTCCAGGGTAGAGATAAATTTTACTATAGTCTCATCGGACTGAAACCCCTGCGGAGGTCTTATATTGATAACCGCCGCATCAACCGCAACTGAAGAATTTGGATAAATATTATTAATAAGCTCTGTTACCCTTGTGGAGGTGGTGAAATCAGGGTCTCTCAGCACAATATTCAGTGCCTGCCCCTTCAAAAAGGTGGTGTGAATCTCCTTTTCAACGATCGCTCCGTTTGAAATATGGGCGGTAGTGGATATGTTTTTCCTGACAGACTGTGCATCGCCTTTGATGCTGTAACCGCCTACGGTAAGCGCGCCCTGAGCTACGGCATACACTTCATTATCAGCGCCCTGCAATGCGGTCTGAAGCAGCACGCCGCCTTCCAGACTTTTACAGTCACCAATGGAAGAAAGCGTTATGTCCAGCTTATCGCCCGGCCTTGCAAATGCAGGGATATTCGTGGTGACCATGACCACCGCGGTGTTTTTGGAAAAGAAGTCTTTTTCATCCATTAGCACCCCCAGTTTTTCAAATATATTTACTGCCATTTGGCTGGTAAGTTTAAAGATTTGACTGTTATCGCCTGTTCCCTGAAGTCCGATAACTATGCCATATCCGTAAAGCTGGTTTTCACGCACGCCCTGAACATACGCAATATCTTTAATTCTGACTGCGGCCTGTACGTGATGTACAAAGAGGCTTATCAGTGTTGTGCCTGCGATAATAAAAGACGTTATAACACACTTCAACATAAACCTTATTGTAAACTGTTTTTTTCCCATAGCATTCACCGTAAGTTGTTAATGGATAATTTGTCTTTCTGTGTTTTATTAAATCTGTATAATCGTAACACTTTAGTTTTTTGAAAAATTCCCGTTATAGAAAAAATACCATGTAGCCCCGTCAGGGGCGGTCTGTTTGTAGCGCAATAAAATTCAATAAGGTAAATAGCTCCGTAGGAGCGGCCTGTCCGTATTCAGGCAGACCTGTTTAATATGGATTTACAAGAGACAGGTCGCTCCTAATTGCAGAGACAGGTTTCAAACCTGTCTCTACGATCTGTTATAATATTCTATTTTGCTACAAACAGGCTGCTCCTACGGAGCTTATAGGTAATACATTTTTCAAAAAACTAAAGTGTTACGTATAATCTGTGGCTTTTTTTATTAATTTAGGATTTTAAATCGTGCTTCGTAACTAGCTTAAAATGGCGATACAAATTCCTTCAGGCGATAAAACCAGCCCCGTTTGGCGGCATTTGTCAAAAAACCTTTGCCTTCAAGGCTTATACTGGCATTTGCAATCGAGCTTGATTGAATTACATTATCCACACTTACATCGATTGGCCGTATGATCCCTGATACCTTTATATTGTATTTTTCCTTATTAATATCCACCTCTCTGTTCCCTTCAATAATAAGATTCCCATTTGATAATATTTCCGTTACCACAGCGGTGATTTCCAATTGAAGGCTGCGGCTGCTGTCGTATTGCCCCGTACCGCCAAAAGTGTGCTCAGTTTGTGATTTTACATTGGGTAAATAGTCTTGCAATGCCCCTAATTTCTTGGAAAAATCTGAAGCGTCCACATTTATGTTATGGCTTGTGCTTTGGTCTGCGCTGGAATCTTCTTTTCCGGTAATTGCCGTTGACTCATTTATCGTGACCGTCACAATGTCGCCGATACGCATTGCCCTGTTGTCATTATAAAGGTTTGTATTTAACGTAATGCGTTTTTGCCAGAGAGATTCTCCCATAGCATCGGTTACGAATGCAATACAAGTGAAACATGCAATAAGATAGGGAATAGTTTTCTTTTTCATAAGAGACTCCGCCAGTGGTTGTTCTGATTTAAAATATTTTGACCAAGTAGGGGCGAATAATTATTCGCCCTAAAGGATTATCTTCACGGTACAATCATCCTGCACTTCGCCGTATAATTCCTTTTTTGTATCTAAATTCATAACCTTAATCGCCCGTCCTTTGTAACCGTCTTCTTTCGCAACTCCCTTTGTGAGAATACTAAGGTTGCCGATTTTTACAAGAATCTTGACGAGTTCGCCCTTTTTTATCACTGCGGGGTCATCTACCATGTTTTGCGTAAGGGGTTTGCCGGGAGGAATGGTATATAAGACACGTTTCCCCAAAAGAGGTTCTACACTGTCAATGGTAGTAAACCCTGGCATGCTTGTTGTTTCGATACGTTTTATACAAATATCCTTAGTGGTTAAAATATCGTTTCTGTTGATTTTCCTGTTGGCGACTACGATTTCTTCATAGCGCCGTATAGTAAAATACATTGGTATTTTATGATATTGTTTCTCATCAAGATAAATCCGTACCACTACCTGAACCCTGCCGCTGCTTTTGTTTGCATTTACCTGTGAAACCTCTATGCGCATAATTCCTCCGCCCAGTGGCAGCATTATATCGTTTGGAGGCCTTTCGGCTTCGACAACGATTTCTTCATTTCTCTCAGAGTATGCAAGCTTTGTGATGACAAACTCTTTTGCGGTTTGTAAAATCTCGTCGCCGGTAATGGTGAATGATTCTACGGATATCATGGTAAAATCATTCCTGCCAAACGAGACTTTATTGGGGTTTATTCCTGCGTCCAGCATACGTGAAGCTATAATATTCTTTTCTATTTTTCTGACGTTGCCCGGCCACGGAGTGTTTCCGATAAATACGTTATGCGCTCTTTTTAAAAGGTCTGCGTCACTGCATGACAGGTCTGCAATATCGCCAAGGGTAACTTCCTTTTCGGGAAGTGATACGGATTCTTTCAACTCGACCGTAATCTGTTGTCCAAAGGATACAGAAACGATTGCAAACATTATGAATATTATGAATATCCCCCCCTTAGCCCCCCCCAGAGGGAGGGGAATTATCCCTCGTCTTTTGTCCCTCATTTTTCGCCCCTCATTCTTTACCTGGCCATACTGTTAATGGTGGATAACATTTCATCGCTTGCTGATATTGCCCTGGAGTTAATTTCGTAAGCACGCTGTGCAGTGATAAGGCTTACGAGTTCCGTAACGGTTTCAACATTGGAGTTCTCAAGAAATCCCTGATAAATCTCTCCTGTTCCCTGTTCCCCCGCCACAGTTACAATTGGGGAACCCGACGCCATAGTTTCAAGATAGAGATTTTTGCCCAGACTGTCGAGTCCGGAAGGATTGGGGAACATTGTCAACATAATTTGCCCGACGTTTTGAAGCGTCCCGCTGGGGTCTGACCCTTTCACATAGACCGTGCCGTCGGTGCCAATGGAAATTTCCGTTGCGTTAGTGATCGTAATGGAGGGCGATAACGGCAATCCGTCTGCTGTCACGACTTCTCCTTTACTGTTTAATTGAAATGAACCGTCTCTTGTGTATGCAATGCTGCCGTCAGACTGCTGGATTTGGAAGAACCCTTTTCCCTGGATGGCGAGATCTAACTCTCTCTCAGTGTTTACGTGATTACCCTGGGAAAACACCTTGGAAATGGAAATTGTTCTCACACCGCCGCCAAGCTGAATACCTGCCGGGATCTCGAAACCCTGCGCAGACTCAGAACCCGCTATATACCGTTTGCTGTAAAGGAGGTCCTGAAAGTTGACCTGGCTCCTTTTAAACCCTGTGGTATTAATATTTGATAAGTTGTTTGAAACATTGTCCAGAAAAAGCTGTTGTGCCTTCATACCTGTTGCTGCTGTGTAGAGCGCTCGTAACATTTTATATTCTCCTTAGATTTTTATGAGACAAGTCCGATAAGTTTTTTCAAAGAATCGTTTATGGAGTCAGTTGATTTATTGCCGGATTGAAAGCTTCTCATATTGGCAATCATATTTACCATTTCATCGATAACGTTTACATTTGATTTTTCCAGATAACCCTGTGCAATCTCAACCGTTCCATCTGCGGTGGTAGGGTTTGCTTTATCCGATGCGATATAAGCGCTTCCACCGATTGATTTAAGACCGTCAGGGTTCAAAAAATTAACGATATTGAGTTTGCTTATCGTTTTGCCGTCGACGGAAACAGAGCCGTCTGTTTTAAAGGTAAATGATTGTGCTTTCGCCGGTATTTGAATAGGGCCCCCACTGCTCATCAACGGCCAACCTTCAGGGGTTACCACTGTCCTGTCGCGGGAAAGCATAAATTGTCCGCTTCTGGTATAAGCGATCCCTGCTTTGGTTTGAACTTCAAAAAAACCGTCGCCCTTTATTGCAAGGTCAAGTTCATTGCCGGTGAATTGCATCACCCCTGGTGAAAAATCGGTCGCCACTTTTCCTAAAGTACTGCCCGTCCCTTCTGAAGCCTCTTTTGTCTGGTTTTTTGCACCGGCAACGAAAGACTCAAATACGGCAATATTCTTTTTGTATCCGACGGTATTTACATTTGCCAGATTCCGGGCAATAACGGCCTGGTATTCCCCCTGTCCCATCATATTCGTTGCTCCGGTGTATAAGCCGCTAATCATTCTATCTATCCTCCATGGTTGCAAAAAAAAAGGATTAAAAAACTCTGTTGCTGCATTAAGGCAGCAATCCCAATACCAAATGCAGGAATAAATAAAATGATGCATGATATGTGCGCTTAAGGGGTGTATTTGCAAATGGTTACAATATCGTTGCACCGGGTATGGAATAATACATTTTCAATATGCTGTGAAAGAAGGGGGCAATTATTTCCTGTCTGGGGTGAATAAATTTTCCTGGTGTGAGAGGGTATTGTTGAAAAAACTTACAGGGAAAAGGCTAATGGCTAATGGCTAATGGCTCATGGCTCATAATTTATGGTTAATGGTTTAGCACGGTTGGGATGGGAGTAACGGTAGTGGTTGAATGGTTATGCAGAGAGGCGGTGGAGGAGTACAGCTAAACCCAACATTAACCATTCGCGGTATTCAAAAAGCTAAAGTATTTCTATTCCGTTTATTTATGAGGTTTGTTTATGGAAATGATATTCAACTTTTCCACAATTTTAAAATGCTTTATATTGTTGGTGAGAAGGGTTAAATTATAACAAAGGCAAGTTGCAGCTATTAAAAGGTCGAAGTCACCTATTACTATTTTAAGTTTTCTCAGTTTTCCCCGCTCTTTTCCGAAGATTTTACATATTTCATCTTCAAGTCCCAGGATCAAGACTCCGGTTAGAAAATCGTCTAAAGCTTTTTTATCTCCTTTAGGATTCGTTGAATAATAAACACCTTCGTATAATTCTGCTAAAGAGATAACGCTAATGGCCAGTCCTTCTTTTCTAAGAGCCACAAGCCGTTTAACTATCTCTTCTTGTCCATTGAGATAATGAATAATCCAGTCGGTATCGATAAGATATGAGGGTGTCATAATTTTGGTTCATTTCTGGTGGATACAAGGCGATCCGCATAAATATCCTTCATTAATTTTTCTGCATCAATGGTTCCTTTCCAACTTCCCGCGGATTTTTCAAAGGCATCTTCTTCTTTCCCAGAAGGAATTTCGATTATGGTTATAGTAATTTCCTTTCCTTCCGCAATGTCTATTTTCTCCATAGGCTCAATTATTCCCCTGGAAAATCTGGCTTTAATTGTTTTTCCCATCTTTAGTCCTCTTTTTAAATGTAAAATAATTGTTCTGGAATATTATATTTATTTCTCTATAGTATTTTTTGTGATTATCGCTTATCGCATCAATAATGATATAAGTAATTGGATTTGAAATCATCTTAATTTTTTAAAAGGGTTATTGAGTTATCCCTGCTTTCCCTAAGCTGGCATAGCCAGTCGGGTAGGGCATGGCATTGCCTGCCTTACATGGCTAAGCCCACTAAATTCATGTATTGCGGCGAGGTTCGTCGCACTACAAATGACAATTTCCAGTATCGGCTCAATAAATAAGGGTAATACATTTACATTCCCCGTATAAACCTGATAGATGCTTACCTTGACACGTGTTTTCTTCTATTTATTGAGCGGATATTGGGAAATGTTAATTTGGAGAACTCCTCTCTCTGTGGGCAAGTGAAAAAGAGAGAGGAGCTCCAAATTATTATCGAAAAGGCTGGAAATTACCTCTTGAGGTTAACGGCTTCCGCGAGTACCTCGTCTGCGGTGCTGATAACACGTGAGTTAAGCTGGAAACCTCTTTGCGCCATGATGAGCGACGTTAGTTCCGACGTCATGTCCACATTGGACGCCTCTAAATATCCATTGTATATATCTCCGGCGCTTCCCGTACCTCCGACTGTGTAAAGCGGTTCTCCGGAGGAGTCTGTTTGTTCATATAAATTGTCTCCAGACCTTCTTAGTCCCTGTACATTGCCAAAGGTGGCGAGTTGTAACTGGGCAATTTTGCTCGATGTTCCGTTTGAATATAATGCGGACAAAGTGCCGTCAGTATTCACCGAAAAACTGCTGAAACTACCCGATTCGGAACCGTCCTGCTCTGATGCGGTAACCGAAGAACCTTTGCCGCTCTGGTAAATACCGTCAGTTTTTCCGAATGTTCCAAGTTTAAACTTCACAGTTTGTGAAGTGGTTATTCCATCAAATTTAAAGGTAAGGGTTGTATCCCCTGATGATTTAAGGCTACCGTCATCATTAAAAGTAATTGCGCTTATGGTATCGGTGGTAATTGTGCCGTCAGCGCTTGGCATACTTGCGCGCATATCCCATTCTCCATCATTTTTCTTAATAAAGGAAAGCGTTACGTTATGTCCTGTTCCCTGTGAGTCATAAATGGTTGTGGAGGTCGTATAAGTTGAAGCCTTTAAACTGTAATTTGTCCATGTGCCGGTAGCAGTGCTGCTATCTGATATCGAAAGAGAGAGTTCATCTTCGCCAGCGGTGGTTGATGTTACAATAATTTTTCCACTGGAAGAAAGAGTGGCAAATGCAGATCCATCACCCGCCGTTCCGGTGGTATCACCAAAAGCATTTGTATTTATATATGCCAGCAAATCGTCTACCGTGGTGCCGTCGTTTGCTGCACCATAAGTAAAATCTACAGAACCCGAAGTACCATCAGGTTCTGTGTAAGAGATAGTGATTATATCTGTTCCAGAGGTGTAATCTGTCGTATTGGTATCCAAGGCGTTTAATGTGGTTGCTCCGGTTGCAGCTACGCTGCTACTAGTAAGGGCGCTGGACAATATCAATACCTCACCCGAAGAACTAGACGGTGTTGATTCCAGGGTACCGGTCAGGGTCATCGTTGATGTTTTTGTCGCTGAAACTGACGAACCGTAAGGAATGGTAATGGTTTTACCGGATGAATCTAATATCTGATAACCGGTGGTTGAGTCAACGAGCTGGTTACTGGCGTCTGTGGCAAACGTCCCGACCCGGGAAAAGAAGTTTTTATTGCCGCCGTTCAATACAAAGAACCCATCACCCTGAATGGCAAAATCGAATTCATTGTTCGTTGCCTCAAGGGTTCCCTGGCTAAATAGGGAAGAAATGCTTCCGACCTTCACGCCCATGCCGATCTGCATAGGATTAACCCCGCCGCTCCCTTTATCCTGGCTGATCAGGTCGGAAAACAGCAACCGGGATGATTTATACCCGTAAGTATTAATATTGGACAGGTTATTTCCGATAACATCCAGCCAGCTCTGGTGCGAACGGATACCCGTTACACCCGCGTATAATGCTCCTCCTAAGCCCATTGTGTGCCTCCTTTCATTTTTAGATTTACGATTTACGATTTTTTTATCTGTGTAATCTATGCAATCTGTGGTTTCTTTATATCTTCCATTTTGACTCCGCGCCTATGGATGATATCCCGTCGCCCGAATCAGTTTCGGTTTCTCCTTATACGGTGGCGGCGGTGCTTTCCACTTGTATAAAATTCGATATGGAAACGGATTCGCCGTCTATGACAAACGATACCGTGCCGTCTTCTTCCAGCTTTACCCCTTCCACCACTCCGCTATATTCTCCTTCTCCATCGTCATCGCTGTAGGTAATGGTTTTGCCGATGAATCCGGAAGCGATCCCGATTTGATCCAGTTGCAGTGAAGCGGTATCAAGCGATGACAGGTCAGCAAGGTATTCCGTTTGCTGCGATGTCTGCTCCAGCGTGGTGAATTGCGCCAACTGTGACAGAAATTCTGAATTGTCCTGTGGGTCTAAGGGGTCCTGATAGCGCATCTGCGTGGTAAAAAGCGTAAGAAAGCTATCCGTTGTGATTTCAGAGCCTAAACTTGTGGTACTAGTAGTACTCATAGGTAATCTCCTTAAAAAATGTAATCTATTGTTAAATTTGATGATGCTGCGATTTTATTTTTAATTGATAGCACTTTATGACTATTTTCATTTTCTCCTGTAAGGTTTTCTTCTTTATGGCTGCCGTCTCTGGCCCCGTCCCGGCGCGGTGAATCGCCTTCGGCAAAATATGCCTGGGATTGCCGTTCGTGGTTGTTTTTGCTTTCATTTTGTACATACACTTCTACCCTATGTATCTCAACGCCATTTGTGGCGATTGATTCCTTCAGGCGATGGATATTGTTTTGTATTGCCGCCTTTACCTCCGCATTTTCCACATATATCTTTGCCCTGACCTCATCATTTTCCTCGGTGAGATGAAGTCTTACCGTGCCCAGCGCGGGTGGGGTTAGTTGTAGTTTGATTTCAGACGTATTGCCGTTGCGTAACGTCTTGATATTTTCCAATAGTTGTTCCATTACGTTATTTTGCAGGGTATTTGTACCGGCAGGGGTATTGCCCTGGAACAAGGGGGACGCAACATTCTTTTGATTTTCAGCGGAAGACAATATCGTAGTTGCTGAACCAGTGAGGGGTTCTGATATATTTTGCCGGAAATCAAAGTTGTTTAACTGGGAGTTATTTACCGGCGTCTTTTCCTGTTGATTATTGGGGGCAAAAGCAAACGTATCCTTCCCTTGTTGTGAAAGATTGCCGGATGAATTACCCTCCTCATTTCTCTGGAATGAGCCGGAACCGGAAGATGTGTTGAGAGGGGAAGCGGTCTGTTCTTTTGTACCGGCATCCTTAGTCTCATTCTTTCCCGCGGAATTATTAGGGTCGTTTGTTATTTTATGTGCGAATCCATTGATTTCCCCTGTGGTATGCTGCAAAAATGTCTTCAGTGTTTCAGCGGTTTTTGACGCCCTGTTCATAGTTAATCCTGCAAACTCCTGCATGGAAATACCGGCGTCCATAGGGGTGTTAAACGAGAATGCACTATTCCTGCCTTCGTTTACCATTGTTTGCAGGAGGGATTTTAGCGCATTGTGTGCCTCTCTTGTTTTTGAATCCGTGAGAGAAATCTCTGATACGGTAATATTCCCCTCATAATTGTTGAACAATCCATTCAACTGCGAAACAACACCTTCGCCGGCAGCAGGCGGCATATTTGTTATCGAGGAATTCCCTGATGAGGCCATTCCCTTAGTATTGGCATTAAAAATGAATGATTCTAAAAGGGTTGAACGTGTATCACCACCCGGGAGGTGTTTTTTTGTATTTCCTTCGTTATCCGCAAGTATATTTGGATGCAAAGAGATACTCTCTCCGGCAAAAGCAGGGAGATGCCTTTCTGCAAATACACCTGATTGCAAAGAAACGCCATCGTTCTTTGAGGGGTTTGTTTGAAAGAATGACGTTAAGGTGTTGAGCAACTTAATCCCCTCCCTTTGGGGGGGATAGGGGGGGGATTTCAGTGCGTTTAATAACTGTTTCAATGCGGCAAGTATTTCCCCTTTATCAGTATCAGAAAACAATGCCTTTTCTGCGGTAAGTGTATTAAAAAAATTATAAAGTTTTTCGGATTCCGCAGTGTTTGCATTTCCCTGAAGTACGTTGATTATTGTATTTGCCAGAGCATCTGGATTTAACATGTTTGCAAAAATCGTGTCGCCTTCCGGTTCTTCGCCTTCAGCGATTTTTTCAGTAATTGTTTTTGAAAGGGTTTCAAGGGCGTTTTTTGCACTTTTCCCCTCTGGCTTTTTTGCGGATGGGGAAGTGTGGTGTGTAAGAAATTCTTCAAACGGTTCTGCAAGGTCTTCTACTTCATTATCGGCGAAACCAGTATTTGAACCATTAGCGCTGATGTTGGCATTGTTTGCGTCTTGCCGTGCTTCATTGAGCATTTTTGGTGAGGAATAGCTGCTGTTAAAAAGTTCGAGTATTGGAGACATGTTTTTTCCCCTTTTTGGTTAAAATGTGTATAGTGTTACAACCACGGAACACACGGAAAATTCTTTTTAATTAAAATGGGTATGGTATTACCCGGTAAAAATCATTTTTCATTATAGTGGCAAGATACGCCTTGCCACTGCATGAACAGTTTGAAATTCCTGTATGTGAACATGCGCAATAATAATGCCATGATTTTTTTTCAGAAAAAAGAGCGGGGGGATGCACGGTTTTATCCTTTCATACGCAGTTCTTTTTGATAGAGAAAAAAGCGCTATAAGCCTTAAGACGCCTTTCCCATGTTGGCGGTGGTTTAGTCCTGCAACCCCTGATACTATGACTGTCCGGTGGAAACACCCCTGAGTACAAATCGCGGGTTTAATGGTATTTTTCAGGTAATAAAATATTTTGTCCGGAGATATAAAATTACATGAAAAATTTTAGGACTATTTTGTGGATTAGGGAAAACGAGGAGGAAACAAGGGGGCTTTTTTTCCTATGAGCAGGTAATTCTTTCCGTTTACGATTTACGATGATGAAAAAGCGGAAACCACAGATTTCGGTAGAGTAGAAACAGACGACTAGAACTT from Candidatus Kuenenia stuttgartiensis carries:
- a CDS encoding flagellar hook assembly protein FlgD, which produces MSTTSTTSLGSEITTDSFLTLFTTQMRYQDPLDPQDNSEFLSQLAQFTTLEQTSQQTEYLADLSSLDTASLQLDQIGIASGFIGKTITYSDDDGEGEYSGVVEGVKLEEDGTVSFVIDGESVSISNFIQVESTAATV
- a CDS encoding type II toxin-antitoxin system VapC family toxin encodes the protein MTPSYLIDTDWIIHYLNGQEEIVKRLVALRKEGLAISVISLAELYEGVYYSTNPKGDKKALDDFLTGVLILGLEDEICKIFGKERGKLRKLKIVIGDFDLLIAATCLCYNLTLLTNNIKHFKIVEKLNIISINKPHK
- a CDS encoding flagellar basal body L-ring protein FlgH, with the translated sequence MKKKTIPYLIACFTCIAFVTDAMGESLWQKRITLNTNLYNDNRAMRIGDIVTVTINESTAITGKEDSSADQSTSHNINVDASDFSKKLGALQDYLPNVKSQTEHTFGGTGQYDSSRSLQLEITAVVTEILSNGNLIIEGNREVDINKEKYNIKVSGIIRPIDVSVDNVIQSSSIANASISLEGKGFLTNAAKRGWFYRLKEFVSPF
- a CDS encoding flagellar hook protein FlgE; its protein translation is MGLGGALYAGVTGIRSHQSWLDVIGNNLSNINTYGYKSSRLLFSDLISQDKGSGGVNPMQIGMGVKVGSISSLFSQGTLEATNNEFDFAIQGDGFFVLNGGNKNFFSRVGTFATDASNQLVDSTTGYQILDSSGKTITIPYGSSVSATKTSTMTLTGTLESTPSSSSGEVLILSSALTSSSVAATGATTLNALDTNTTDYTSGTDIITISYTEPDGTSGSVDFTYGAANDGTTVDDLLAYINTNAFGDTTGTAGDGSAFATLSSSGKIIVTSTTAGEDELSLSISDSSTATGTWTNYSLKASTYTTSTTIYDSQGTGHNVTLSFIKKNDGEWDMRASMPSADGTITTDTISAITFNDDGSLKSSGDTTLTFKFDGITTSQTVKFKLGTFGKTDGIYQSGKGSSVTASEQDGSESGSFSSFSVNTDGTLSALYSNGTSSKIAQLQLATFGNVQGLRRSGDNLYEQTDSSGEPLYTVGGTGSAGDIYNGYLEASNVDMTSELTSLIMAQRGFQLNSRVISTADEVLAEAVNLKR
- the flgF gene encoding flagellar basal-body rod protein FlgF — translated: MISGLYTGATNMMGQGEYQAVIARNLANVNTVGYKKNIAVFESFVAGAKNQTKEASEGTGSTLGKVATDFSPGVMQFTGNELDLAIKGDGFFEVQTKAGIAYTRSGQFMLSRDRTVVTPEGWPLMSSGGPIQIPAKAQSFTFKTDGSVSVDGKTISKLNIVNFLNPDGLKSIGGSAYIASDKANPTTADGTVEIAQGYLEKSNVNVIDEMVNMIANMRSFQSGNKSTDSINDSLKKLIGLVS
- the flgA gene encoding flagellar basal body P-ring formation chaperone FlgA, which gives rise to MFAIVSVSFGQQITVELKESVSLPEKEVTLGDIADLSCSDADLLKRAHNVFIGNTPWPGNVRKIEKNIIASRMLDAGINPNKVSFGRNDFTMISVESFTITGDEILQTAKEFVITKLAYSERNEEIVVEAERPPNDIMLPLGGGIMRIEVSQVNANKSSGRVQVVVRIYLDEKQYHKIPMYFTIRRYEEIVVANRKINRNDILTTKDICIKRIETTSMPGFTTIDSVEPLLGKRVLYTIPPGKPLTQNMVDDPAVIKKGELVKILVKIGNLSILTKGVAKEDGYKGRAIKVMNLDTKKELYGEVQDDCTVKIIL
- a CDS encoding flagellar basal body P-ring protein FlgI, which translates into the protein MGKKQFTIRFMLKCVITSFIIAGTTLISLFVHHVQAAVRIKDIAYVQGVRENQLYGYGIVIGLQGTGDNSQIFKLTSQMAVNIFEKLGVLMDEKDFFSKNTAVVMVTTNIPAFARPGDKLDITLSSIGDCKSLEGGVLLQTALQGADNEVYAVAQGALTVGGYSIKGDAQSVRKNISTTAHISNGAIVEKEIHTTFLKGQALNIVLRDPDFTTSTRVTELINNIYPNSSVAVDAAVINIRPPQGFQSDETIVKFISTLEELYIKTDSVAKIIINERTGTIVADQHVRISTVAVAHGNLSITIKEEKEVSQPNMLGAGETRDMARTDIQVSEEKSRLTVLQEGVSISDVARALNVLGVTPRDLISIFQAIKKAGALHAELVIM
- the flgG gene encoding flagellar basal-body rod protein FlgG produces the protein MLRALYTAATGMKAQQLFLDNVSNNLSNINTTGFKRSQVNFQDLLYSKRYIAGSESAQGFEIPAGIQLGGGVRTISISKVFSQGNHVNTERELDLAIQGKGFFQIQQSDGSIAYTRDGSFQLNSKGEVVTADGLPLSPSITITNATEISIGTDGTVYVKGSDPSGTLQNVGQIMLTMFPNPSGLDSLGKNLYLETMASGSPIVTVAGEQGTGEIYQGFLENSNVETVTELVSLITAQRAYEINSRAISASDEMLSTINSMAR
- a CDS encoding antitoxin AF2212-like protein, which gives rise to MGKTIKARFSRGIIEPMEKIDIAEGKEITITIIEIPSGKEEDAFEKSAGSWKGTIDAEKLMKDIYADRLVSTRNEPKL
- a CDS encoding flagellar hook-length control protein FliK; amino-acid sequence: MSPILELFNSSYSSPKMLNEARQDANNANISANGSNTGFADNEVEDLAEPFEEFLTHHTSPSAKKPEGKSAKNALETLSKTITEKIAEGEEPEGDTIFANMLNPDALANTIINVLQGNANTAESEKLYNFFNTLTAEKALFSDTDKGEILAALKQLLNALKSPPYPPQREGIKLLNTLTSFFQTNPSKNDGVSLQSGVFAERHLPAFAGESISLHPNILADNEGNTKKHLPGGDTRSTLLESFIFNANTKGMASSGNSSITNMPPAAGEGVVSQLNGLFNNYEGNITVSEISLTDSKTREAHNALKSLLQTMVNEGRNSAFSFNTPMDAGISMQEFAGLTMNRASKTAETLKTFLQHTTGEINGFAHKITNDPNNSAGKNETKDAGTKEQTASPLNTSSGSGSFQRNEEGNSSGNLSQQGKDTFAFAPNNQQEKTPVNNSQLNNFDFRQNISEPLTGSATTILSSAENQKNVASPLFQGNTPAGTNTLQNNVMEQLLENIKTLRNGNTSEIKLQLTPPALGTVRLHLTEENDEVRAKIYVENAEVKAAIQNNIHRLKESIATNGVEIHRVEVYVQNESKNNHERQSQAYFAEGDSPRRDGARDGSHKEENLTGENENSHKVLSIKNKIAASSNLTIDYIF